From the genome of Candidatus Paceibacterota bacterium, one region includes:
- a CDS encoding GatB/YqeY domain-containing protein: MSIQANVKEEIKNAMRAKDQTRLLVLRGMSTAFTNELVSQRKTPQDELDDAAALNVIKRLAKQRKDSIDQFTKGGRSDLAEHEQAELAIIETFLPKMLTRDEIRPVAVAKIAELGVSDKSGLGKLTGAVMKELGANVDGNDVRAVLDELLS, from the coding sequence ATGTCCATACAAGCAAATGTAAAAGAGGAGATTAAGAATGCGATGCGAGCAAAGGATCAAACGCGCCTTCTTGTTCTTCGTGGTATGTCTACCGCATTTACCAATGAGCTCGTTAGTCAGCGCAAGACGCCACAAGACGAGCTTGATGATGCTGCTGCACTTAATGTTATAAAGCGTCTCGCGAAGCAGCGTAAGGATTCTATTGATCAATTCACTAAGGGTGGGCGCAGTGATCTTGCAGAGCATGAGCAGGCGGAGCTTGCAATCATTGAGACATTCCTCCCAAAGATGCTTACACGTGATGAGATCAGGCCTGTTGCAGTTGCTAAGATCGCTGAGCTTGGTGTCTCGGATAAGTCTGGCCTGGGTAAACTCACTGGTGCTGTCATGAAGGAGCTTGGTGCAAACGTTGACGGAAATGACGTTCGTGCAGTACTCGACGAATTGCTTTCGTAG
- a CDS encoding GGDEF domain-containing protein: protein METHMQNGGIIPPTPHLARERESAQLKRLQEAYEQAISCQMALEQKISDLNETIERSERNFSILQVQLDSARKKIARQNRLREEAEARSLRHQFIDIYNLEGFRHEYNRFVRELARGMWRSGTIVYFDLDGFKLVNDLLSHDVGNEILIAFGKCLTDASRPEDVAACLHGDEFALILPNAERKDAEAVMDRIHRAAANINAGELDYKHIFAELGRDQLVAFSSGYYTIQREDPVLSPEEVLAQAESMIPKFFEKRTARIR, encoded by the coding sequence ATGGAAACGCACATGCAGAATGGAGGAATAATACCGCCTACACCACACCTTGCGCGCGAACGAGAGTCGGCGCAGCTGAAACGATTACAAGAGGCATATGAACAGGCAATAAGTTGCCAAATGGCTCTTGAACAGAAGATTTCAGACTTGAACGAAACGATTGAGCGATCGGAGCGTAATTTTAGCATTCTGCAGGTTCAGCTTGATAGCGCACGAAAGAAGATTGCGCGTCAAAATCGATTGCGTGAGGAAGCTGAGGCGCGCTCACTTCGTCATCAATTCATCGATATATATAACCTTGAAGGTTTTCGTCATGAGTATAATCGTTTTGTGCGTGAACTTGCGCGTGGAATGTGGCGCTCTGGTACAATCGTCTATTTTGATCTCGATGGTTTCAAGCTTGTGAATGATCTTCTTAGTCACGATGTGGGTAATGAAATCCTTATTGCCTTTGGGAAATGTCTTACTGATGCGAGCCGACCTGAAGATGTCGCAGCATGTTTGCATGGTGATGAGTTTGCACTCATACTTCCAAATGCTGAACGTAAGGATGCAGAAGCCGTTATGGATCGTATCCATCGTGCAGCGGCGAATATCAACGCAGGGGAGCTTGATTACAAGCATATCTTTGCGGAACTTGGTAGAGATCAACTCGTTGCATTTTCATCCGGATATTACACTATTCAGCGGGAAGATCCCGTGCTCTCTCCAGAAGAAGTGCTTGCACAGGCAGAATCAATGATTCCAAAGTTTTTTGAAAAGCGTACGGCGAGAATACGATAA
- a CDS encoding diguanylate cyclase has protein sequence MATKLRITPDEKTALRRALEEEAAAHKETQAAHERSIERQMALERQLADLRETFMETERSFSIMQIQLDSAKKKIARLSKLRREAEARSLRHQFIDIYNLEGFRHEYNRFVRELARGIWNSGTIVYFDLDGFKLVNDLLSHDVGNEILIAFGECLHNESRPEDISACLHGDEFALILPDADRKDAESIMARIHKAAAGINAGDMDYKHIFAELGRTQLVEFSSGYFTMQRGDPILSAEEALMKAEATIPKFFNRRKPRNK, from the coding sequence ATGGCCACGAAGCTACGCATCACACCAGACGAGAAAACTGCTTTACGGCGTGCTCTCGAAGAGGAGGCCGCTGCGCACAAAGAGACACAAGCAGCGCATGAGCGATCAATCGAACGTCAAATGGCGCTTGAGCGACAGCTCGCAGATCTACGCGAAACGTTTATGGAGACGGAGCGCAGTTTTAGTATTATGCAGATTCAGCTTGATAGTGCCAAGAAGAAGATTGCTCGTCTTAGTAAATTACGCAGAGAGGCAGAAGCACGTTCCTTGAGGCATCAATTCATAGATATATACAACCTTGAAGGTTTTCGTCATGAATATAATCGTTTTGTGCGTGAACTTGCGCGTGGTATTTGGAACTCCGGTACTATAGTCTATTTCGACCTCGATGGATTTAAGCTAGTGAATGATCTTTTGAGTCACGATGTGGGTAATGAGATTCTCATTGCATTTGGAGAGTGTCTGCATAATGAAAGTCGACCCGAAGATATATCTGCCTGTCTGCATGGGGATGAGTTTGCATTGATTCTCCCTGACGCAGATCGCAAGGATGCCGAATCCATCATGGCGCGCATTCATAAGGCTGCTGCGGGTATTAATGCCGGTGATATGGACTACAAACATATCTTTGCCGAGCTCGGGAGGACTCAGCTTGTCGAGTTCTCTTCGGGATATTTTACGATGCAGCGTGGTGACCCTATCCTCTCTGCAGAGGAAGCACTAATGAAAGCTGAGGCTACGATTCCTAAGTTTTTCAATCGCCGAAAGCCGAGAAATAAGTAG
- a CDS encoding cation-transporting P-type ATPase translates to MSPNSKEYYRLAIADLEKMLATDVVHGLSREQAAERLQKDGPNAFGKEEKISPLDRIVDELRSPLTFTLLVAGIVTTLLAEYVDATVIFLALVVNVLINLYQEGRASKAFAALKAGEAAFCTVIRGGEPKLIPVTEVVVGDVLLLQSGATVPADARIIDAHGAQLNESVLTGEWAPVVKHAEDVPHLLPLTEQKNMLFMGTLVASGVIKAVVVLTGEHTAFGGIAASLRTVKAAPTPMQKNIAAIARMLTVIIIVALVIVFLLGIYRGVSLTETLLIAIAIAVAAIPEGMPAAVSVMLAMSMQRILGKGGLVRSLLAAETLGSATVIITDKTGTLTEGQMTLERVVCYHALTSSEAGFKEKRLHEEHGDEHDALSFAYLSSNVIIENEHDQFRHPEFHGRPVEVAIARAAHLSGVDMRELERDYQRIDASPFISSLRMSLALTGIRGMKHNRLIGLGAAEEMLARARAYYADGKAHPMHEDERKKFEEALRDATREGVRVVAVGYVDSQLEKLPTIPEEIEELFSGEGTFVLCGLLYLADPLRSDVRAAITTARNAGIRVIMATGDNPETARAIAIGAGIVAHPQAPVLLGAEFDDMTDTQLLEQLRTVNVCARMLPTHKQRMAQLLTESGEVVAMTGDGVNDAPALRTAAIGIALGSGTDVAKEASGLVLTNNSFGIIVSAIEEGRRAVDNIRKNVAYLISTSFSEIMLVVMALALALPIPLLPTQILWTNMLTEGLMNFAFAFEQSEKGIMTRSPRVHGASSMLSRRFMVFIITIGVVTGIILIGLYAILHAQQVSESASRTVLFVALTLLATFVSFSLRDLHTPLWHIKPWTNPYLLVALVITLLGLAVALFVPHVARLLQLDPAGFNGYFGHVAVALALMFVGVESAKYFILRKS, encoded by the coding sequence ATGTCACCGAATTCGAAAGAATATTACAGGCTTGCAATAGCGGACCTTGAGAAGATGCTTGCGACCGATGTAGTGCACGGTCTTTCTCGTGAGCAGGCGGCAGAACGTCTACAAAAAGATGGGCCAAATGCTTTTGGAAAAGAAGAGAAGATAAGTCCACTTGATCGAATTGTCGATGAGCTTCGTTCGCCGCTTACTTTTACACTGCTTGTTGCGGGTATTGTGACGACTCTCCTTGCAGAATATGTTGATGCGACGGTGATATTTCTCGCGCTCGTGGTGAATGTGCTCATTAATCTCTATCAGGAGGGTCGTGCGTCAAAAGCATTTGCTGCACTTAAAGCAGGTGAAGCTGCTTTTTGCACCGTTATTCGGGGCGGTGAACCAAAATTAATTCCTGTTACCGAAGTGGTTGTGGGCGATGTGCTCTTACTCCAGTCAGGCGCAACCGTTCCCGCGGATGCTCGTATTATTGATGCTCATGGTGCACAACTTAACGAATCAGTGCTTACAGGCGAATGGGCTCCAGTAGTAAAACATGCAGAAGATGTGCCACACCTATTGCCGCTCACTGAACAGAAAAATATGTTGTTCATGGGAACCCTTGTTGCTTCAGGTGTAATCAAGGCTGTTGTAGTGCTCACGGGAGAGCACACTGCATTTGGTGGCATTGCAGCAAGTTTGCGTACAGTGAAAGCTGCACCGACGCCAATGCAAAAAAATATCGCTGCAATTGCGCGTATGCTTACAGTAATTATTATTGTGGCACTCGTAATTGTATTTTTGCTTGGAATATATCGAGGAGTCTCACTCACTGAGACATTGTTGATCGCAATTGCAATCGCAGTGGCCGCAATTCCTGAAGGGATGCCAGCTGCAGTATCGGTTATGCTTGCAATGAGTATGCAGCGTATCCTTGGAAAAGGTGGCCTTGTGCGCAGCTTGCTTGCTGCCGAGACATTAGGTAGTGCAACAGTGATTATTACCGATAAGACCGGAACATTGACTGAGGGTCAGATGACACTTGAGCGTGTTGTTTGCTACCACGCACTCACTAGCAGTGAAGCCGGTTTCAAGGAGAAGCGTTTGCATGAGGAGCACGGTGATGAGCATGATGCGCTCTCGTTTGCATATCTCTCGAGCAATGTCATCATTGAAAATGAGCATGATCAATTTAGGCATCCCGAATTTCATGGACGTCCCGTTGAAGTTGCGATTGCACGTGCGGCGCATCTTTCTGGCGTTGATATGCGCGAGTTAGAGCGAGACTATCAGCGCATCGATGCGTCACCGTTCATTTCATCATTACGCATGTCCCTTGCGCTGACCGGTATTCGTGGGATGAAGCACAATCGCCTCATAGGGCTCGGCGCCGCAGAGGAAATGCTCGCGCGGGCGCGCGCATACTATGCAGATGGAAAGGCACATCCTATGCATGAGGATGAGCGCAAGAAATTCGAAGAAGCACTTCGTGATGCTACACGTGAGGGGGTGCGTGTTGTGGCGGTTGGATACGTAGATTCACAGTTAGAAAAACTTCCAACCATACCAGAGGAGATTGAGGAGTTGTTTAGCGGAGAGGGGACATTCGTTCTTTGCGGACTACTCTACCTTGCAGATCCGTTACGCAGCGATGTGCGTGCAGCAATCACGACCGCGCGTAATGCGGGAATTCGTGTCATTATGGCGACCGGGGATAATCCTGAGACAGCGCGCGCTATTGCTATCGGTGCAGGTATTGTGGCGCATCCTCAAGCACCAGTACTCTTGGGTGCCGAGTTTGACGATATGACGGATACGCAACTGCTCGAGCAATTGCGTACGGTAAATGTTTGTGCGCGAATGCTTCCGACACACAAACAACGCATGGCACAGCTTTTGACGGAATCTGGTGAAGTTGTCGCAATGACGGGCGATGGAGTGAATGACGCACCCGCACTCCGTACTGCAGCAATCGGTATAGCACTTGGAAGTGGTACTGATGTTGCCAAGGAAGCGTCTGGTCTCGTCCTAACTAATAATAGTTTTGGAATTATCGTGAGTGCGATAGAAGAGGGGCGACGCGCTGTAGATAACATCCGTAAGAATGTCGCGTACCTTATTTCAACATCGTTTTCTGAGATTATGTTGGTGGTGATGGCACTTGCGCTGGCACTTCCTATTCCACTTTTGCCTACGCAGATCTTATGGACGAACATGCTCACTGAAGGTTTGATGAATTTCGCATTCGCTTTTGAACAGTCAGAGAAGGGGATTATGACGCGAAGTCCGCGAGTGCACGGTGCCAGCTCAATGCTTTCCCGTAGGTTTATGGTGTTCATCATTACTATAGGAGTTGTGACAGGTATCATACTTATCGGACTTTATGCGATACTTCATGCACAGCAGGTGAGTGAATCTGCATCGCGTACCGTGCTCTTCGTGGCACTCACGCTTCTTGCAACGTTTGTTTCATTCTCACTGCGTGACTTGCATACACCACTTTGGCACATTAAGCCATGGACAAATCCATATCTCCTTGTAGCACTTGTGATTACCTTGCTGGGTCTTGCGGTCGCATTGTTTGTACCACATGTTGCACGTCTGTTACAACTCGATCCTGCTGGCTTCAATGGATATTTTGGACACGTAGCTGTCGCACTCGCGCTTATGTTTGTCGGGGTCGAGTCAGCAAAGTATTTTATTCTTCGTAAGAGCTAA